The following proteins are co-located in the Spea bombifrons isolate aSpeBom1 chromosome 3, aSpeBom1.2.pri, whole genome shotgun sequence genome:
- the LRRC34 gene encoding leucine-rich repeat-containing protein 34 produces MSLNLKQQYLEACTEYNHPVNAFIAEMFLQVQLSEQHAITLKICGNNRLVKVERVTDEDFLVVSKVLSQNSFIKDLDLRYNNLTDNGAIHIANFLKDKSSLLSLNLMGNDIGTEGARHIARALHNNETLKSLRMTGNKIGNKGGMFFASMLQINSALEEVDLGDCDLGIESLIAFSTVLLHNRSVKSINLNRPLFYALQEDTTIHIAKMLKVNNTLRELHLSKHEMTDFGVQRLCEALHENSTLKYLDLSCNKITRDGVACLAELLKTNTTLEILDLTSNRMEDDGAIYLGEALRLHNRHLKALSIVSNNITGKGIKALAASIKANESLQYIYVWGNKLDEEACVAFSDLLYTGRLSPSSTDVRPYVVDGHIYLAELFHGLKKHYYWTPSFGPDNNTVCNSAPTLSMY; encoded by the exons CACTAAACCTGAAGCAGCAGTACCTGGAGGCTTGCACTGAGTATAACCATCCAGTAAACGCATTCATAGCCGAAATGTTCCTACAAGTACAACTTTCTGA ACAGCATGCCATCACTTTAAAGATCTGTGGAAATAACCGTCTGGTCAAAGTGGAAAGAGTTACTGATGAAGATTTCCTTGTTGTTTCTAAAGTTTTATCTCAAAACAGTTTTATAAAAG atctTGACCTTAGATATAACAATTTAACAGATAATGGGGCAATCCATATTGCAAACTTTCTTAAG GACAAATCATCTTTACTTAGTTTAAATCTAATGGGAAATGACATTGGTACAGAAGGTGCAAGACATATTGCAAGAGCCCTACAT AATAATGAAACTCTCAAAAGCCTGCGGATGACTGGTAATAAAATTGGAAACAAAGGAGGAATGTTCTTTGCTTCTATGCTGCAAATTAATTCAGCACTGGAAGAGGTGGATCTTGGTGACTGCGACTTG GGTATAGAAAGTCTGATAGCATTTTCAACTGTGCTGTTGCACAACAGATCTGTGAAATCAATCAATCTAAATCGTCCTTTATTTTACGCCTTACag GAGGACACTACAATTCATATCGCTAAGATGTTGAAAGTCAACAACACTCTTCGGGAACTCCATCTAAGTAAACACGAGATGACAGATTTTGGGGTTCAACGTCTTTGCGAAGCATTGCATGAAAACTCCACTTTGAAGTATCTTGATCTCAGCTG CAATAAAATAACTCGTGATGGAGTTGCGTGTTTGGCAGAATtgctgaaaacaaacacaacGTTGGAAATCTTAGACCTTACGTCGAACAGGATGGAAGACGACGGAGCAATCTATCTCGGGGAAGCCCTTCGATTGCACAACAGACACCTTAAAGC ATTATCAATAGTAAGCAACAACATCACAGGAAAAGGAATTAAAGCCTTGGCAGCTTCGATTAAAGCAAACGAGAGCCTACAATACATCTACGTTTGGGGGAATAAACTGGACGAGGAAGCATGTGTG GCATTTTCAGACCTCCTTTACACTGGTCGCCTAAGCCCTTCCTCCACAGATGTGCGGCCATATGTAGTAGACGGACATATCTATCTTGCAGAGCTTTTTCATGGACTCAAGAAGCATTATTACTGGACACCAAGCTTTGGGCCTGACAATAACACAGTTTGTAATTCTGCTCCTACATTATCAATGTACTAA